The following are encoded together in the Acinetobacter radioresistens DSM 6976 = NBRC 102413 = CIP 103788 genome:
- a CDS encoding methylated-DNA--[protein]-cysteine S-methyltransferase — MKLAMQYMDSPVGRLRLIANEKALVAVLWENEQPKRIQLAELVVEPEHPVLLQVRQQLEEYFEGNRQRFDIPLDFAGTEFQKLVWTELLKIPYGQTRSYGQIAQAIGRPKAMRAVGAANGRNPISIIAPCHRVIGASGALTGFAGGLDNKTILLNLEKNIQL; from the coding sequence ATGAAACTTGCAATGCAGTATATGGATTCTCCAGTGGGCCGTTTAAGGCTGATCGCAAACGAGAAAGCACTGGTAGCCGTTCTTTGGGAAAATGAGCAACCTAAACGTATTCAGCTGGCAGAACTGGTGGTTGAGCCGGAGCATCCGGTTTTGCTTCAGGTACGCCAGCAGCTTGAAGAATACTTTGAGGGAAACCGGCAGCGATTTGACATACCGCTAGACTTTGCCGGAACAGAGTTTCAGAAACTGGTCTGGACCGAACTGTTAAAAATTCCTTATGGACAGACCCGTAGTTATGGGCAGATTGCTCAAGCGATTGGTCGACCTAAGGCGATGCGCGCCGTAGGTGCTGCAAATGGTCGTAATCCGATTTCAATAATTGCACCTTGTCATCGGGTAATAGGAGCTAGTGGTGCATTAACTGGTTTTGCGGGTGGACTGGATAATAAAACAATTCTGCTGAACCTAGAAAAGAATATCCAGCTTTAA
- a CDS encoding DMT family transporter, whose amino-acid sequence MAWLLLLLAGLFEVVWAYSMKLSEGFTRLGPSVITIVFMILSVVLLSISMRTLPLGTAYTVWTGIGAIGSFLLGIFILNEPAGAMRMLAAVLIVSGLVLMKLSSSN is encoded by the coding sequence ATGGCATGGTTACTATTACTCTTAGCAGGTCTTTTTGAAGTAGTTTGGGCTTACTCAATGAAGCTTTCAGAAGGCTTTACTCGCTTAGGCCCAAGCGTAATTACGATTGTTTTTATGATACTGAGTGTAGTGCTGCTCTCTATTTCGATGCGGACTTTACCTCTAGGTACAGCTTATACTGTCTGGACAGGAATAGGCGCAATCGGTTCTTTTTTACTGGGGATTTTTATTTTAAATGAACCGGCAGGAGCAATGCGAATGCTGGCAGCAGTACTGATTGTATCTGGATTGGTTCTGATGAAATTATCTTCAAGCAATTAG
- the rpe gene encoding ribulose-phosphate 3-epimerase, with protein MSKPYLIAPSILSADFARLGEDVEKVLAAGADVVHFDVMDNHYVPNLTFGAGVCKALKKYGIQAPIDVHLMVSPVDRTIGDFLDAGADIITFHPEASDHIDRSLQLIKSGGAQAGLVFNPATPLHYLDYVLDKVDQILLMSVNPGFGGQKFIPMTLEKLRQVRKIIDASGRDIRLEVDGGVGPANIREIAEAGADMFVAGSAIFGKPDYKNVIDEMRAELNKVGSVEV; from the coding sequence ATGTCCAAGCCCTATCTAATTGCACCTTCAATTTTATCTGCAGATTTTGCCCGTCTCGGTGAAGATGTGGAAAAAGTATTGGCAGCCGGTGCTGATGTAGTTCATTTCGATGTAATGGATAATCATTATGTGCCTAATCTTACTTTTGGGGCGGGTGTATGCAAGGCGCTCAAAAAATATGGTATTCAGGCACCCATTGATGTACATCTGATGGTTTCACCAGTTGATCGCACAATCGGTGACTTTCTGGACGCAGGGGCGGACATTATTACCTTTCATCCAGAAGCATCTGACCATATTGACCGCTCTTTACAACTGATCAAATCTGGCGGAGCGCAAGCTGGGCTGGTGTTTAACCCAGCAACTCCATTGCATTATCTGGACTATGTACTGGATAAGGTAGACCAGATTCTGTTAATGAGTGTAAACCCAGGGTTCGGCGGCCAGAAATTTATTCCAATGACTTTAGAAAAACTACGTCAGGTACGCAAGATTATTGACGCAAGTGGCCGTGATATCCGTTTAGAGGTAGATGGTGGCGTAGGACCTGCCAATATTCGTGAAATTGCTGAAGCAGGTGCAGATATGTTTGTAGCAGGTTCAGCCATTTTTGGAAAACCAGATTATAAAAATGTCATTGATGAGATGCGGGCTGAACTGAATAAAGTAGGCAGTGTAGAAGTTTAA
- a CDS encoding DUF2218 domain-containing protein, translated as MNSRTEIDTQDAGRIAKRLVNHWKHKFEIEEHGTAFTIVMPDAKVILTPETEQLAVQVESQRAEDEHQRLEKVVIDHLNRMAQQEFQAQWRAY; from the coding sequence ATGAATAGTCGCACAGAAATTGATACTCAAGATGCTGGTCGTATAGCTAAACGTCTGGTAAATCACTGGAAACACAAGTTTGAAATTGAAGAGCATGGGACAGCTTTTACAATTGTTATGCCAGATGCAAAAGTCATTTTAACCCCTGAAACTGAACAGTTAGCTGTTCAGGTAGAAAGTCAACGTGCCGAAGATGAGCATCAACGTCTGGAAAAAGTCGTTATTGATCATCTGAATCGCATGGCACAACAGGAATTTCAGGCACAATGGCGAGCATACTAG
- the fghA gene encoding S-formylglutathione hydrolase: MELLQTNRCFDGEQRIYQWTSKYLKGESRFSIFLPPQALLDEPCTTLFYLAGLTCTEETFAIKAHAQRLAAQLGLILVSPDTSPRGENVAQGDSWDLGQGAGFYINACAEPWSEHYQMESYVTDELYPAILKNFPVQTDKVGIFGHSMGGHGALTLALKYPEKFKSVSAFAPICAPCQCPWGEKAFRHYLGEDHQQWTKHDAVQLVTQKGTLFPEILIDQGLDDQFYDQLNPELFAQACKQASQPLRLRQHTGYDHGYYFIQSFMDDHLQFHAIQLEEK, from the coding sequence ATGGAACTATTGCAGACCAATCGTTGCTTTGATGGTGAACAGCGTATTTATCAGTGGACTTCAAAATATCTGAAGGGTGAGAGCCGTTTTAGTATTTTTTTGCCACCTCAGGCGCTGCTGGATGAACCCTGCACCACTTTATTTTATCTGGCAGGCTTAACCTGTACCGAAGAAACCTTTGCAATTAAAGCCCACGCCCAGCGACTTGCTGCCCAGCTCGGACTAATTCTGGTCTCTCCTGATACTTCGCCAAGAGGGGAAAATGTTGCCCAGGGAGACAGTTGGGACTTAGGCCAAGGCGCTGGCTTTTATATTAATGCCTGTGCAGAGCCATGGTCTGAACATTACCAGATGGAAAGTTATGTGACAGATGAGCTTTATCCGGCAATTCTGAAAAACTTTCCAGTGCAGACCGATAAAGTCGGGATATTCGGACATTCTATGGGTGGCCATGGTGCCTTGACGCTAGCATTGAAATATCCGGAAAAGTTTAAATCGGTATCCGCATTTGCACCGATCTGCGCACCGTGTCAGTGTCCGTGGGGAGAAAAAGCATTTCGACATTACTTGGGTGAAGACCACCAGCAGTGGACTAAACACGACGCTGTACAGCTGGTGACACAAAAAGGTACCTTATTTCCTGAAATCCTGATTGATCAGGGGCTGGATGATCAATTCTATGACCAGCTCAATCCTGAACTGTTTGCACAGGCCTGCAAACAGGCAAGCCAGCCACTACGCTTGCGCCAGCATACTGGCTATGATCATGGTTACTATTTTATTCAAAGCTTTATGGATGACCACTTACAGTTTCATGCCATCCAGCTGGAAGAGAAATAA
- a CDS encoding C13 family peptidase, producing the protein MINLKPSINFWHDFQSNQIAGMWLFLGSRRALAAVRPSILQFIVWGVLGGLANTLFSWLTAGETGEFNSQGLVSYALWPFLALIVGIFLSQRTNNPRLMLVPTILWLILDTHIALLQSLIQYLGQLDYLPYAIYDYLPILFMVLFVWQSMAVVWVFGRELKWPWWEFALIMLATFITLVVWQMSVKDQPIWKVESVPPSFSEEAFYKQSQILNRTLEDVEYGEFAQTHWYFLGVAGASYQDVFKSEVKRIREQFDTRFGTFGRSVMLINNPETRTEIPIASRTSINLALRRIGQQMNRESDVLFLYMTSHGLQNQFEIENAPLELDQVDPKWLREALDRSGIRWRVIVISACYSGSFIPALQSANTLIITASAADRASFGCSNEADYTYFGRAFFDQAMREQSSLKTAFEQARSTVATWENAQGFDPSEPQWVIGKNMELMLPQLEQRLFPATTANQPNLSLAVSQSAQLERAGK; encoded by the coding sequence ATGATTAACCTCAAACCATCGATTAATTTTTGGCATGATTTTCAAAGCAATCAGATTGCCGGGATGTGGTTATTTTTAGGTTCTCGTCGCGCACTGGCTGCTGTGCGGCCTTCAATCCTTCAGTTTATTGTCTGGGGCGTACTGGGAGGGCTGGCCAATACTTTATTTAGCTGGCTGACTGCTGGTGAAACTGGCGAGTTTAATTCTCAAGGACTGGTGAGTTATGCCTTATGGCCTTTTCTGGCCTTAATTGTCGGCATATTCCTGTCACAGCGTACCAATAATCCACGATTAATGCTGGTACCGACTATCTTATGGCTGATTCTGGATACGCATATTGCGCTATTGCAAAGCCTGATTCAGTATCTGGGGCAACTTGATTATTTACCTTATGCAATTTATGACTATTTGCCCATCCTGTTTATGGTGCTGTTTGTCTGGCAGAGTATGGCTGTGGTCTGGGTATTTGGTCGTGAACTAAAATGGCCGTGGTGGGAATTTGCCCTGATCATGCTGGCGACATTTATTACATTGGTCGTATGGCAGATGTCAGTTAAAGACCAGCCAATCTGGAAAGTAGAAAGTGTCCCGCCATCATTTTCTGAAGAGGCTTTCTATAAGCAGAGTCAAATACTGAATCGTACTCTAGAAGATGTGGAGTATGGTGAGTTTGCTCAAACGCACTGGTATTTCTTGGGTGTCGCTGGCGCCAGCTATCAGGATGTTTTTAAATCTGAAGTAAAACGGATTAGGGAACAGTTTGATACCCGTTTCGGAACATTCGGCCGTTCGGTAATGCTAATTAATAACCCAGAAACCCGTACTGAAATACCTATTGCTTCTAGAACCAGCATTAATCTGGCGCTACGCCGTATCGGGCAGCAAATGAACCGTGAAAGTGATGTGCTATTTTTATATATGACTTCACACGGACTGCAAAATCAGTTTGAAATTGAAAATGCGCCTTTAGAGCTGGATCAGGTTGATCCAAAATGGCTACGTGAAGCATTGGACCGTTCCGGTATCCGCTGGCGTGTAATTGTAATTTCTGCCTGCTATTCTGGCAGTTTTATACCGGCCTTGCAGTCTGCCAACACTTTAATTATCACAGCTTCTGCTGCTGACCGTGCTTCATTTGGCTGCTCCAATGAAGCTGACTATACTTATTTTGGGCGGGCTTTCTTTGATCAGGCTATGCGTGAACAGTCTTCCTTAAAAACGGCGTTTGAACAGGCACGCAGTACGGTAGCGACTTGGGAGAATGCTCAAGGTTTTGATCCTTCTGAGCCTCAGTGGGTCATCGGCAAAAATATGGAACTGATGTTGCCTCAACTGGAACAGCGCCTGTTCCCGGCTACCACAGCAAATCAGCCTAATTTATCATTAGCTGTATCCCAGTCTGCTCAGCTCGAAAGGGCAGGAAAATAA
- a CDS encoding class I SAM-dependent methyltransferase — MRLFCEAEYEDQAQHYAAVLGSRGINLGIETVEKINSRFLRLNPELALCTNAQGLWLCANGMKMQPDWKAEIPRLKRASLKSEMLARACQLGEKPQLIDATAGLGHDSLLMAHLGAEVTLVERHPILFTLLEESLAQAQTDAFLNSAAARIKLVFADSADYLRQQTARQHRIDVVYLDPMFPQRDQNQQDHKKQAQVKKQMQLLHMLLPEQGEMDLGDRLLSLAQAVAKRVIVKRPRHAGFLAEQTPDHQWLGDACRFDAYFYLPD; from the coding sequence ATGCGCTTATTTTGTGAAGCTGAATATGAGGATCAAGCACAGCACTACGCTGCTGTGCTTGGTTCACGAGGTATAAATTTAGGTATAGAAACAGTTGAGAAAATCAATAGCCGTTTTTTACGCCTGAATCCGGAACTTGCTTTATGTACAAACGCGCAGGGTTTATGGCTATGTGCAAATGGCATGAAAATGCAACCAGACTGGAAAGCTGAAATTCCACGTTTAAAGCGTGCCAGTTTAAAGTCGGAAATGCTTGCCCGCGCCTGCCAACTGGGAGAAAAGCCGCAACTGATTGATGCCACTGCCGGTTTGGGGCATGACAGCTTGCTGATGGCCCATTTGGGTGCAGAAGTCACTTTAGTCGAGCGTCATCCCATTCTATTTACGCTGCTGGAAGAAAGTCTGGCCCAGGCACAAACTGATGCATTCCTGAACTCAGCCGCAGCAAGGATTAAACTGGTTTTTGCCGACTCTGCTGATTATTTGCGTCAGCAAACAGCTCGACAGCACAGGATAGACGTTGTTTATCTTGATCCGATGTTTCCACAGCGTGACCAGAATCAGCAGGACCATAAAAAACAGGCCCAAGTTAAAAAACAGATGCAGCTTTTACATATGCTGTTGCCTGAACAGGGAGAGATGGATTTGGGAGATAGACTTTTATCTCTTGCACAAGCAGTTGCAAAACGGGTCATAGTAAAACGGCCACGTCATGCAGGATTTCTAGCCGAACAAACACCTGATCATCAATGGTTAGGCGACGCCTGCCGCTTCGATGCCTACTTTTATCTGCCTGATTAA
- a CDS encoding undecaprenyl-diphosphate phosphatase, with translation MDLLLLFKAAIMGIVEGITEFLPISSTGHLILASELMDFWTKEKSAVFVIAIQMGAIAAVIYEYWSRLWDAATGMITGEEKGRRLGFGLILASIPIVLVGLTFGQQVKELLFNDVAVAIGLIVGGLIIIWIEKNPPKVNAPEVENISIKQAIWIGLIQILSLIPGTSRSGATIIGGMMLGLSRKSATEFSFFLGIPVIIGAGLLDLYQSYDVLESNFDWLVIGWGILVSFISALFLIRVLVAYVAKRDFMIFAWYRIASGLLILLFAFTGWRLW, from the coding sequence ATGGATCTTTTACTGCTATTTAAAGCAGCCATCATGGGTATTGTTGAGGGAATCACTGAATTCCTTCCGATTTCAAGTACTGGACATTTGATTCTGGCCTCAGAGTTAATGGATTTCTGGACTAAAGAAAAAAGTGCAGTCTTTGTAATTGCCATCCAGATGGGGGCAATCGCGGCAGTGATTTATGAATACTGGTCGCGTCTATGGGACGCTGCCACAGGTATGATCACGGGCGAAGAAAAAGGTCGCCGTCTGGGCTTTGGGCTGATTCTGGCCTCGATTCCAATTGTACTGGTGGGTCTGACGTTTGGTCAGCAGGTTAAAGAGCTTCTATTTAATGATGTGGCAGTAGCAATTGGTTTGATTGTTGGTGGCCTGATTATTATATGGATAGAAAAGAATCCACCTAAAGTCAATGCACCTGAAGTTGAGAATATCAGTATCAAACAGGCAATCTGGATTGGCCTGATTCAGATCTTATCACTGATTCCGGGCACTTCGCGCTCAGGCGCAACAATTATTGGCGGCATGATGTTGGGTCTGTCACGTAAATCGGCAACCGAATTCTCTTTCTTTCTCGGTATTCCTGTCATTATCGGAGCCGGTCTTTTAGATCTGTATCAAAGTTATGATGTACTGGAAAGTAATTTTGACTGGTTGGTAATCGGCTGGGGGATTCTAGTTTCCTTTATTTCAGCATTGTTCCTGATTCGTGTTTTAGTCGCTTATGTGGCCAAGCGTGATTTCATGATCTTTGCCTGGTACCGGATCGCATCCGGATTACTGATCCTGTTATTTGCCTTTACTGGCTGGAGATTATGGTAA
- the tsaB gene encoding tRNA (adenosine(37)-N6)-threonylcarbamoyltransferase complex dimerization subunit type 1 TsaB translates to MKLLALETANEQCSVSIVDDIQELFFQLDERTKAQTQMILPMIEKGLQQTSLQLEQLSAIAFSRGPGSFSGVRINAAVTQALAWANDLPVIPVSTLQALAQAAYRLTGLKEVSAVLDARMQEVYIGSFQLDEQHIMRPVAEEQLLDYETARQAVQFPLVGSGSALVDTAQVNYQQITATAQDIAAIARVQALKAEWLSAEQALPVYLRDNAWKKIPEQGKA, encoded by the coding sequence ATGAAATTGCTGGCATTGGAAACTGCCAACGAGCAGTGTTCCGTATCCATAGTAGATGACATTCAGGAGCTGTTCTTTCAGCTGGATGAGCGTACTAAAGCACAGACACAAATGATACTACCTATGATTGAAAAGGGATTGCAGCAAACTTCACTGCAATTGGAGCAGTTATCCGCAATAGCGTTTAGCCGTGGACCAGGTTCATTCAGCGGCGTACGCATTAATGCTGCAGTCACCCAGGCACTGGCTTGGGCCAACGATTTGCCAGTCATTCCCGTATCAACCTTACAGGCACTGGCTCAGGCAGCCTATCGTCTGACGGGCCTCAAAGAGGTGAGTGCCGTACTGGATGCACGGATGCAGGAAGTTTATATAGGCAGTTTTCAGTTAGATGAACAGCATATTATGCGGCCAGTTGCTGAGGAACAGCTACTTGATTATGAGACTGCCAGACAAGCTGTCCAGTTTCCACTGGTGGGTTCTGGTTCAGCCTTAGTTGATACAGCACAGGTAAACTACCAGCAGATTACGGCAACAGCCCAAGATATTGCAGCGATCGCACGAGTACAGGCATTAAAAGCCGAGTGGTTAAGTGCCGAGCAGGCTTTACCAGTCTACTTGCGTGACAATGCGTGGAAAAAAATACCAGAACAAGGTAAAGCATAA
- a CDS encoding gamma carbonic anhydrase family protein, translating to MLYKFEGHAPKALQQPWDGWVADNATVIGQVEMGQQVSIWFGAVIRADNSKIHLGDYTNVQENAVLHTDAGIEMNVGQYVTIGHQAMLHGCTIGDNTLIGINSVILNNAVIGKNCIIGANALIPEGKIIPDNSVVMGSPGKVVKQVDEQVAAHIRFSALHYAEHFKRFTHLEEVKL from the coding sequence ATGTTATATAAATTTGAAGGGCACGCGCCTAAAGCTTTACAGCAGCCTTGGGATGGATGGGTAGCAGACAACGCCACAGTGATTGGTCAGGTTGAAATGGGGCAGCAGGTCAGCATCTGGTTTGGAGCGGTGATCCGTGCAGATAATTCTAAAATTCACCTTGGTGATTATACCAATGTGCAGGAAAATGCAGTATTACATACTGATGCCGGCATCGAGATGAATGTCGGGCAATATGTTACGATTGGTCATCAAGCCATGCTGCATGGCTGCACCATTGGAGACAATACATTAATTGGAATTAATTCTGTAATTTTAAATAATGCAGTGATTGGTAAAAACTGTATTATTGGTGCTAATGCATTGATTCCAGAAGGTAAAATTATTCCAGACAACTCAGTTGTTATGGGGTCACCTGGAAAAGTCGTGAAACAGGTGGATGAGCAGGTTGCAGCGCATATCCGTTTCAGCGCACTACATTATGCAGAACATTTTAAGCGGTTTACACACCTAGAAGAAGTTAAACTTTAA
- a CDS encoding CoA pyrophosphatase — MDDHSLIQLLQQRLRFSRRIQPAHAAVLIAITNEPDPKVLLTRRSAYLNSHAGEVSFPGGKRDATDTSNIVIALREAQEETGLNPFEVELIGDLPMHRARNGMLVKPVVGLIPAGLELNPQPSEIDRIFYVSLDELMHAPPVPYEVHYAHQSLYFPSMRINNEIIWGLTARMLIVLFKYGLNYKKEWPFLLNSPTFQARKY, encoded by the coding sequence ATGGATGATCATTCACTCATACAACTTCTGCAACAACGCTTGCGGTTTTCAAGACGTATACAGCCTGCCCATGCCGCAGTCCTAATTGCTATTACCAATGAGCCTGATCCGAAAGTGCTGCTAACACGCCGTTCTGCCTATCTGAACAGTCATGCAGGTGAAGTCTCGTTTCCAGGCGGGAAACGGGATGCGACAGATACCAGCAATATTGTGATTGCACTACGGGAAGCTCAGGAAGAAACTGGCCTTAACCCGTTTGAAGTAGAGCTGATAGGCGATTTACCTATGCATCGTGCGCGTAATGGCATGTTGGTTAAACCGGTAGTTGGACTTATTCCGGCCGGGTTGGAGCTCAATCCGCAGCCTTCTGAAATCGACCGGATTTTTTATGTTTCATTAGACGAACTGATGCATGCACCTCCTGTACCTTATGAGGTTCACTATGCGCATCAATCATTATATTTTCCCAGTATGCGGATTAATAATGAAATTATTTGGGGCCTAACTGCCCGAATGTTAATTGTGCTGTTTAAATATGGCTTAAATTATAAAAAAGAATGGCCATTCTTGTTGAACTCGCCTACTTTTCAGGCTAGAAAATACTGA
- a CDS encoding NUDIX hydrolase, whose product MNFCIICGHETTEKIPLGDHQIRRVCVQCGNIHYENPKVICGALALWEDKVLLCRRAIEPRYGLWTLPAGYMELFETMEQGAARETREEAEAEIHIEQLYCMYNIPRIGQIYVLFKANLIDGTFGAGEESIECRLFDEHEIPWTELAFPSVERTLRHYFEDRKNNSFITHLETIGTRIDHTG is encoded by the coding sequence ATGAATTTCTGCATCATTTGTGGGCATGAGACAACTGAAAAAATTCCTTTAGGCGATCATCAAATTCGTCGTGTCTGTGTTCAATGTGGAAATATACATTATGAGAATCCGAAGGTAATTTGTGGAGCTTTAGCACTTTGGGAAGATAAAGTCCTGCTTTGTCGCCGCGCTATTGAACCGCGTTACGGACTCTGGACACTGCCAGCTGGCTATATGGAATTATTTGAAACCATGGAACAGGGTGCAGCACGTGAAACCCGTGAAGAAGCTGAAGCTGAAATTCATATTGAACAGTTATACTGTATGTATAATATTCCACGAATCGGGCAGATCTATGTGCTGTTTAAAGCTAACTTAATTGATGGTACATTTGGAGCGGGTGAAGAAAGTATTGAATGTCGTCTCTTTGATGAACATGAAATTCCCTGGACTGAATTAGCTTTTCCGAGTGTCGAGCGGACTTTACGTCATTATTTTGAAGACCGGAAAAATAATTCTTTTATTACCCATCTTGAAACTATTGGTACGCGTATAGATCACACCGGCTAA
- the filF gene encoding putative pilus system protein FilF, translated as MKNKYLLPFTMTALMAALSGCGGESANIIPEKDTMTYVNGTCKANDEGCTEFILDYPVDGLNFTCSSDANNTFITLMDFANSVVTGTCRTGDKAKFFMMGSDDRKISLGEVDLNKISSSDTIGTVPRLTLLDLAAGITGQDAKMLQQSDPTVKVALELVKIIQALALKEQRIEVPTDIQALYITDAVRQNLEKISTSVTAEDIVSKRYVELIRPWLDVSQITDQDAFIALNKLVNIANSAVYQPEFAVFPTNLIDQIASNAGSEGMVGCNKPVCDLNDISIKRALGHFMLITDRQGYTLGSGIQWKGGVTKATSAVIGANLELITSTRPVRITAEPQDHWINPLTKRIDQPFTFKVSEQNSQDLLITQGKLLNNSIMAGQEKFYKKITRKTTITEADKNDLGHWQQEVAGELFQGPMDLYKIYHITYLDKKVFKSINNSRVGENYIFPLYADLTFKFNDTSVNNIKLGIVVDANGDIRTNIRPNATASDMSTALCNSDSISPELIDNYGVQQYRLGTTARVFTNDNSISVRMILANDTFNNINGALVGMNVKLQLAENGEILSVGGARIQLGGLLNGNRSIRFTDSAGEAVQWANTLASFQNTFNNANQKKTENDPTKKEVTQADLNLAKLAGGKIEMTLPDCYQVKTK; from the coding sequence GAAAAAGATACGATGACGTATGTCAATGGAACATGTAAAGCAAATGATGAAGGGTGTACTGAATTTATTTTAGATTATCCCGTTGATGGTCTGAATTTTACCTGTAGTAGTGACGCCAATAATACGTTTATAACTTTAATGGATTTTGCCAACTCTGTAGTTACAGGAACTTGCCGTACAGGCGATAAGGCAAAATTCTTTATGATGGGCAGTGATGACAGAAAAATTAGTCTGGGTGAAGTAGACCTCAATAAAATTAGTTCATCCGATACAATTGGTACGGTTCCTCGTTTGACCTTGCTTGATCTTGCTGCTGGAATAACCGGGCAAGATGCTAAAATGCTTCAGCAGAGTGATCCTACCGTGAAAGTTGCCTTAGAGCTGGTTAAAATTATTCAGGCATTGGCACTCAAAGAACAAAGAATTGAAGTGCCTACGGATATCCAGGCACTTTATATTACAGATGCAGTAAGACAAAATCTGGAAAAAATTTCTACCTCAGTGACTGCCGAAGATATTGTCAGTAAAAGATATGTTGAATTGATTCGCCCATGGCTGGATGTTTCACAAATTACAGATCAAGATGCTTTTATTGCGCTAAATAAATTAGTCAATATTGCTAATTCTGCAGTTTACCAACCTGAATTTGCCGTCTTTCCAACGAATTTAATTGATCAAATAGCAAGTAATGCCGGCTCAGAAGGCATGGTAGGGTGTAATAAACCAGTTTGTGACTTAAATGATATTTCTATTAAACGTGCTTTAGGTCATTTTATGCTGATTACTGACCGGCAGGGCTACACTCTTGGGAGTGGCATTCAATGGAAGGGAGGTGTTACTAAAGCTACATCTGCAGTTATCGGTGCTAATCTGGAACTTATTACCTCTACCAGGCCAGTGAGAATCACTGCGGAACCACAGGACCACTGGATTAATCCACTTACTAAGAGAATAGATCAGCCTTTTACATTTAAAGTCAGTGAACAGAACTCTCAGGATTTACTGATTACTCAAGGTAAACTACTTAATAACAGTATTATGGCCGGGCAAGAAAAGTTCTATAAAAAAATTACCAGAAAAACAACGATTACAGAAGCAGATAAAAATGATTTAGGCCACTGGCAGCAGGAGGTAGCCGGTGAGTTATTTCAAGGACCTATGGACCTGTACAAAATCTACCATATTACTTATCTGGATAAAAAAGTCTTCAAGTCTATTAATAATAGCCGTGTAGGCGAAAATTATATTTTTCCACTTTATGCTGATCTGACCTTCAAGTTTAATGATACTTCGGTCAATAATATTAAACTCGGCATTGTAGTAGATGCCAATGGAGATATTCGAACTAATATCCGGCCAAATGCAACTGCATCAGATATGTCTACGGCTTTATGTAATTCAGATAGTATCAGCCCGGAATTAATAGATAATTATGGAGTGCAACAGTATCGTTTAGGAACCACGGCCCGCGTATTTACTAATGATAATTCTATTTCTGTACGCATGATTTTAGCCAATGATACTTTTAATAATATCAATGGTGCATTAGTGGGAATGAATGTCAAATTGCAGCTCGCAGAAAATGGTGAAATACTTTCTGTTGGGGGAGCAAGGATACAGCTTGGTGGACTATTAAACGGTAACAGGTCAATTCGCTTTACGGACTCTGCAGGAGAAGCTGTACAATGGGCCAATACATTAGCAAGCTTCCAGAATACCTTTAATAATGCAAACCAGAAAAAGACTGAAAATGATCCAACTAAAAAAGAAGTCACACAGGCTGATTTAAATCTGGCAAAGCTGGCGGGCGGAAAAATAGAAATGACTTTGCCAGACTGTTATCAGGTTAAAACTAAATAA